Proteins encoded by one window of Kribbella italica:
- a CDS encoding carbohydrate ABC transporter permease, translated as MTSIAPVRVEAPVLTEETTPPNQQSRGRRGLVITLVLAVAAIFWISPLALLVITAVRPLADFVGNGPLSWPDEFTWSNFGDAWGIGNFATTYKNSALLALIKVPLGVLISAMLGFALAKLRMKFRRTVMFTVFLGLTIPIYIAIVPVFIMLRSAGATDSLFGLIGPYLAFGIPFEVLVLQSFFRQIPDEIIEAAKVDGAGDWRVFFTMILPLSLPALVTVAILDAVATWNEFLFALILLNSDANKTIPVGLLNFQGQFANNNTGLAAGILIAVVPILIAYTLLQRWIVGGLTAGSLKG; from the coding sequence ATGACCTCGATCGCGCCGGTCCGGGTCGAGGCGCCGGTGCTCACCGAGGAGACCACACCGCCGAACCAGCAGTCGCGGGGCCGACGGGGGCTCGTGATCACACTGGTGCTGGCGGTGGCGGCGATCTTCTGGATCTCGCCGCTGGCGTTGCTGGTGATCACCGCGGTCCGGCCGCTCGCGGACTTCGTCGGCAACGGGCCGCTGTCGTGGCCGGACGAGTTCACCTGGTCGAACTTCGGCGACGCGTGGGGGATCGGCAACTTCGCCACGACGTACAAGAACAGCGCGCTGCTGGCGCTGATCAAGGTGCCGCTCGGCGTGCTGATCTCGGCGATGCTCGGGTTCGCGCTGGCCAAGCTGCGGATGAAGTTCCGCCGGACGGTGATGTTCACCGTGTTCCTCGGGCTGACCATCCCGATCTACATCGCGATCGTGCCGGTGTTCATCATGCTGCGCTCGGCCGGCGCGACCGACAGCCTGTTCGGGCTGATCGGGCCGTACCTGGCCTTCGGCATCCCGTTCGAGGTGCTGGTGCTGCAGTCGTTCTTCCGGCAGATCCCCGACGAGATCATCGAGGCCGCCAAGGTCGACGGCGCCGGCGACTGGCGGGTGTTCTTCACGATGATCCTGCCGCTGTCGCTGCCGGCCCTGGTGACGGTCGCGATCCTGGACGCGGTCGCGACCTGGAACGAGTTCCTGTTCGCGCTGATCCTGCTCAACTCCGACGCGAACAAGACCATCCCGGTCGGCCTGCTGAACTTCCAGGGCCAGTTCGCCAACAACAACACCGGGCTGGCGGCGGGCATCCTGATCGCCGTCGTCCCGATTCTCATCGCCTACACGCTCCTGCAGCGCTGGATCGTCGGCGGCCTCACCGCCGGCTCTCTGAAGGGTTAG
- a CDS encoding FG-GAP-like repeat-containing protein yields the protein MKLRHRWKLATAAVVSMGLVVGGVAHMATADTGAGASTDTTASSLPPVKGSVPLTAAEAGAFAPNAVSRSSASGPAVAPRPQSSQQLARAAAAVPTSGKLSIKGVYQSTNYFCVPASSQVTLATYGVNVTQQTLAKEMGTTTEGTYNRTSMPVVNKYVNPLGYSIWSSDTTGNATNLLNWAAYDIGTLKRAPMIGVWMEKLPWNKGLSGHFGHAILVHGYDKTAKTLTVWDPWKPTGGTHTIAASTLNAAMQSYGLSYVAGHSDADLTNAGDLTGDGLPDMIAVHRPTGDLYRYTNNGKGSFEGGANAVKIGTSWNGLTELTGVGDLTGDGKADVAAVEKSTGKLWLYRGPSLSGTTRLLIGNSGWTGMRDLVGLGNITGDAKPDLVTIEKSTGKLWVYPGKLNGLAARKQLGTSWQKLTKLAAIGDLSRDGKPDFAAVDSSTGKLWLYKGLTYAGGTSRVEIGTGGWNGMRSLTGFGDLTGDAVPDLVTVANTGGDMYVYPGKANGLGTRVKQGGGWNG from the coding sequence ATGAAACTGCGTCACCGCTGGAAGCTCGCCACCGCCGCCGTCGTCAGCATGGGACTGGTTGTCGGTGGAGTCGCCCACATGGCGACCGCCGACACCGGCGCCGGTGCCTCCACCGACACGACTGCCTCAAGTCTTCCGCCCGTCAAGGGCTCCGTTCCGCTGACTGCTGCGGAGGCCGGAGCCTTCGCGCCGAACGCCGTCTCGCGGTCGAGCGCCTCCGGCCCGGCAGTTGCCCCGCGCCCCCAGTCGTCCCAGCAGCTCGCCCGTGCGGCCGCCGCCGTACCGACGTCCGGCAAGCTGTCGATCAAGGGCGTCTACCAGAGCACCAACTACTTCTGTGTCCCCGCCTCGAGCCAGGTCACGCTCGCGACGTACGGCGTGAACGTCACCCAGCAGACGCTGGCCAAGGAGATGGGCACGACCACCGAGGGGACCTACAACCGGACCTCGATGCCGGTGGTCAACAAGTACGTGAACCCGCTCGGGTACTCGATCTGGAGCAGCGACACCACCGGCAACGCGACCAACCTGCTGAACTGGGCGGCGTACGACATCGGAACGCTGAAGCGTGCGCCGATGATCGGCGTGTGGATGGAGAAGCTGCCCTGGAACAAGGGCCTGAGCGGCCACTTCGGCCACGCGATCCTCGTCCACGGCTACGACAAGACCGCGAAGACGCTGACCGTCTGGGACCCGTGGAAGCCGACCGGCGGCACGCACACCATCGCGGCCTCGACGCTGAACGCGGCGATGCAGAGCTACGGGCTCTCGTACGTCGCCGGGCACTCGGACGCGGACCTGACCAACGCCGGCGACCTGACCGGTGACGGGCTGCCGGACATGATCGCGGTGCACCGGCCGACCGGCGATCTGTACCGGTACACGAACAACGGCAAGGGCTCGTTCGAGGGCGGCGCGAACGCGGTCAAGATCGGGACCAGCTGGAACGGCCTGACCGAGCTGACCGGCGTCGGCGACCTGACCGGCGACGGCAAGGCCGACGTCGCGGCCGTCGAGAAGTCGACCGGTAAGCTCTGGCTGTACCGCGGACCGTCGCTGTCCGGCACCACCCGGCTGCTGATCGGCAACTCGGGCTGGACCGGCATGCGCGACCTGGTCGGCCTCGGCAACATCACCGGCGACGCCAAGCCGGACCTGGTGACCATCGAGAAGTCGACCGGGAAGCTGTGGGTCTACCCCGGCAAGCTGAACGGCCTGGCCGCGCGCAAGCAGCTGGGGACCAGTTGGCAGAAGCTGACCAAGCTCGCCGCGATCGGCGACCTGTCCCGCGACGGCAAGCCCGACTTCGCCGCCGTCGACTCCTCGACCGGCAAGCTCTGGCTCTACAAGGGCCTCACGTACGCCGGCGGCACCTCCCGCGTCGAGATCGGCACCGGTGGCTGGAACGGCATGCGCTCGCTGACCGGCTTCGGCGACCTCACCGGCGACGCCGTACCGGACCTGGTCACCGTCGCCAACACCGGCGGCGACATGTACGTCTACCCCGGCAAGGCGAACGGCCTCGGCACCCGCGTGAAGCAGGGCGGCGGCTGGAACGGCTGA
- a CDS encoding ABC transporter permease subunit has product MATVALSEPGKVKGGRWSPWLFALPAVVVYVGFLVYPAISSLFFSLTNWDGLSATYDFVGLDNYAKLPSDPVVVTAVRNNLIWTVVTIAVPTVVGLVLAIALNGKVHGKPVLRLIFYTPAVLPLVSIASIWGWLYNPQYGAINSFLELIGLGGLAQPWLGQDSTALWAVMVPAIWLRTGFPMLLYLAALQGIPNELYEAATVDGASRWQQFWHVTMPSLRPAHYIVLALSLIDSFKVFDMIYAMTYGGPGTSTQVMGTWMYFNVFQYYEAGYGTAIAVVITLVAVAVGIPYVRSQTKEAS; this is encoded by the coding sequence GTGGCAACGGTCGCGCTGTCCGAACCGGGCAAGGTCAAGGGTGGCCGCTGGTCGCCCTGGCTCTTCGCCCTGCCCGCAGTGGTGGTGTACGTCGGGTTCCTGGTGTACCCGGCGATCTCCTCCCTGTTCTTCAGCCTGACCAACTGGGACGGGCTGAGCGCGACGTACGACTTCGTCGGCCTGGACAACTACGCCAAGCTACCGAGCGACCCGGTCGTGGTCACCGCGGTCCGCAACAACCTGATCTGGACCGTGGTGACGATCGCCGTCCCGACCGTCGTCGGCCTGGTGCTGGCGATCGCGCTGAACGGCAAGGTGCACGGCAAGCCGGTCCTGCGGCTGATCTTCTACACGCCGGCCGTGCTGCCACTGGTCTCGATCGCGAGCATCTGGGGCTGGCTCTACAACCCGCAGTACGGCGCGATCAACTCGTTCCTCGAGCTGATCGGCCTGGGTGGGCTGGCGCAGCCATGGCTCGGGCAGGACTCGACCGCGCTGTGGGCCGTGATGGTCCCGGCGATCTGGTTGCGGACGGGCTTCCCGATGCTGCTCTACCTGGCCGCCCTGCAAGGGATCCCGAACGAGCTGTACGAGGCGGCGACCGTGGACGGTGCCAGCCGGTGGCAACAGTTCTGGCACGTGACGATGCCGAGTCTTCGGCCGGCGCACTACATCGTGCTCGCGCTGTCGCTGATCGACTCGTTCAAGGTCTTCGACATGATCTACGCGATGACGTACGGCGGACCGGGGACGTCGACGCAGGTGATGGGGACGTGGATGTACTTCAACGTCTTCCAGTACTACGAAGCCGGGTACGGCACCGCGATCGCGGTCGTGATCACGCTGGTGGCCGTTGCCGTCGGCATCCCGTACGTCCGCTCGCAGACCAAGGAGGCCTCATGA
- a CDS encoding ABC transporter substrate-binding protein, whose protein sequence is MTYTRRGFLGLTSAAALGAGLSACTGAGTTSSSGGGATAEASNNLRLFTYEDDATIGLLKAQVKKFDEQNGTTTTVDSLPGSGAAVYPDKLRTELLGGKGPDVWRIWGGQIGSPFAKAKQALDLAPYYAKFGWDSKLNTAAISGMTFDGVKTGVPFIALGIGAWYNKSLFAKAGVSAPPTTYAELEAVNDKLVAVGVTPLATGGKYGWHVMRLFEYLLEHTAGPELHDKLLTGAESWDRPEVVEAFALFKKWQDKKWLPQGALGLDPADIEPGYVQGKTAYTITGPWTEAQAILSAKKPSTAFGTFELPTDQKPARHSGFVEGYMINAKSGNADKSAALIDFILQPAAQKAMQITASTVKGAEPDPKALPLAAEWSQKYAGNPFYTIQDQAFPKKEADQYFSVQSDLLQGSVTPDAAAKKMQEIVSAWAKG, encoded by the coding sequence ATGACCTACACCCGCCGGGGATTCCTCGGCCTCACCTCCGCCGCCGCGCTCGGCGCCGGGCTGTCCGCCTGCACCGGCGCCGGTACGACGTCCAGCAGCGGCGGCGGCGCCACCGCCGAGGCCTCGAACAACCTGCGCCTGTTCACCTACGAGGACGACGCGACGATCGGCCTGCTGAAGGCCCAGGTGAAGAAGTTCGACGAGCAGAACGGTACGACGACCACCGTCGACAGCCTGCCCGGTTCGGGCGCGGCCGTGTACCCGGACAAGCTGCGCACCGAGCTGCTCGGCGGCAAGGGCCCGGACGTCTGGCGGATCTGGGGCGGCCAGATCGGCAGCCCGTTCGCGAAGGCCAAGCAGGCGCTCGACCTGGCGCCGTACTACGCGAAGTTCGGCTGGGACAGCAAGCTCAACACCGCGGCGATCAGCGGGATGACCTTCGACGGCGTCAAGACCGGCGTCCCGTTCATTGCCCTCGGCATCGGTGCCTGGTACAACAAGTCGCTGTTCGCCAAAGCCGGCGTGAGCGCCCCGCCGACGACGTACGCCGAGCTGGAGGCGGTCAACGACAAGCTCGTCGCCGTCGGTGTCACCCCGCTCGCGACCGGCGGCAAGTACGGCTGGCACGTGATGCGGCTCTTCGAGTACCTGCTCGAGCACACCGCGGGCCCGGAGCTGCACGACAAGCTGCTGACCGGTGCCGAGAGCTGGGACCGGCCCGAGGTGGTCGAGGCGTTCGCGCTGTTCAAGAAGTGGCAGGACAAGAAGTGGTTGCCGCAGGGCGCGCTCGGGCTCGACCCGGCCGACATCGAGCCCGGGTACGTGCAGGGCAAGACGGCGTACACGATCACCGGCCCGTGGACCGAGGCCCAGGCGATCCTGTCGGCCAAGAAGCCGTCGACCGCCTTCGGGACGTTCGAGCTGCCGACCGACCAGAAGCCGGCCCGGCACTCGGGCTTCGTCGAGGGCTACATGATCAACGCCAAGTCCGGGAACGCCGACAAGTCCGCCGCGCTGATCGACTTCATCCTCCAGCCCGCGGCCCAGAAGGCGATGCAGATCACCGCCTCGACGGTGAAGGGTGCCGAGCCCGACCCGAAGGCGCTGCCGCTGGCGGCCGAGTGGTCGCAGAAGTACGCCGGCAACCCGTTCTACACGATCCAGGACCAGGCCTTCCCGAAGAAGGAGGCCGACCAGTACTTCAGCGTGCAGAGCGACCTGCTGCAGGGATCGGTCACTCCCGACGCGGCGGCCAAGAAGATGCAGGAGATCGTCTCCGCCTGGGCCAAGGGCTGA
- a CDS encoding FGGY-family carbohydrate kinase: MVSAVLAIDQGTTNTKAVLVDASGAVLAGGSAPVGLSTPRPGWVEQDADELWASVLSAIPSSSAEIVGIALSTQRESVVGWDRRTGAAVGPVIGWQDVRTSGWCSALPAGVDELVRRRTGLRVDAMFSAPKLHWLLAQTSADQVGTIDSWLVHRLTGGREHLTEAGNASRTLLYDIAELAWSPDLLDAFGIPLPVLPEVRPSNAGFGVTSGVPGLRDGIPIVAVLADSHAAMYGQGCVLPGMVKATYGTGSSVMTPVEAFAADGCTLAWLTERPTYALEGNIVSSGAALAWTASLLGLAEVGALVELASTVPSAEGVVLVPAFAGLGAPHWDREARAALTGMSSATTRAHIARAAVDAVAHQICDLVETLPVAERLRGDGGATVSSLLMQTQADLLGRPVEVADVPELSALGAAELAWTTLGQPTGWAERRTYRTFEPATATAAARDDRRAQWAAAVASVTAGASGARSGRR; this comes from the coding sequence ATGGTCAGTGCGGTGCTCGCGATCGACCAGGGCACGACGAACACCAAGGCCGTGCTCGTCGACGCCTCCGGCGCCGTACTGGCCGGCGGCTCGGCGCCGGTCGGTTTGTCGACACCTCGACCGGGATGGGTGGAGCAGGACGCCGACGAGCTGTGGGCGAGCGTGCTGTCCGCGATCCCGTCGTCGTCGGCGGAGATCGTGGGGATCGCCTTGTCCACGCAGCGCGAGTCGGTCGTCGGCTGGGACCGCCGGACCGGCGCGGCCGTCGGCCCGGTCATCGGCTGGCAGGACGTCCGTACGTCGGGGTGGTGCTCCGCATTGCCTGCTGGTGTCGACGAGCTCGTCCGCCGTCGTACCGGGCTCCGGGTGGACGCGATGTTCTCGGCCCCGAAGCTGCACTGGCTGTTGGCCCAGACCTCCGCCGACCAAGTCGGAACGATCGACTCGTGGCTCGTCCATCGACTCACTGGTGGCCGAGAGCATCTAACTGAGGCGGGCAACGCCTCCCGCACCTTGCTTTACGACATCGCCGAGCTAGCGTGGTCGCCCGATCTGCTGGACGCGTTCGGCATTCCCTTGCCGGTCCTGCCCGAGGTCCGGCCGTCGAACGCGGGCTTCGGCGTGACGTCCGGGGTTCCTGGTCTGCGCGACGGCATCCCGATCGTTGCGGTGCTCGCCGATTCGCATGCGGCGATGTACGGGCAGGGATGTGTTCTTCCCGGCATGGTCAAGGCGACGTACGGAACCGGCTCGTCGGTGATGACTCCGGTCGAGGCCTTCGCGGCGGACGGGTGCACGCTGGCCTGGCTCACCGAGCGGCCGACGTACGCGCTGGAAGGCAACATCGTCTCGTCGGGTGCCGCTCTCGCGTGGACGGCCTCGCTCCTCGGTCTTGCCGAGGTCGGCGCTCTGGTCGAGCTGGCCTCCACGGTGCCTTCTGCTGAAGGCGTCGTGCTGGTCCCGGCCTTCGCCGGTCTAGGAGCGCCGCACTGGGATCGCGAGGCCCGGGCCGCGCTGACCGGCATGAGCAGCGCGACGACGCGCGCTCACATCGCGCGGGCAGCGGTCGACGCCGTGGCCCATCAGATCTGCGACCTCGTCGAAACGCTCCCGGTGGCCGAGCGCCTGCGGGGCGACGGCGGCGCCACGGTCTCCAGTCTCCTGATGCAGACCCAGGCCGATCTTCTCGGCCGTCCGGTCGAGGTCGCCGACGTCCCCGAGCTCTCGGCCCTCGGCGCCGCCGAGCTCGCCTGGACCACTCTGGGGCAACCAACCGGTTGGGCGGAACGCCGTACTTACCGGACCTTCGAGCCGGCCACGGCCACTGCCGCGGCGCGCGACGACCGCCGCGCCCAGTGGGCAGCGGCGGTCGCCTCGGTCACAGCTGGGGCGAGCGGCGCCAGATCAGGCCGACGCTGA
- a CDS encoding CPBP family intramembrane glutamic endopeptidase translates to MAEAVRVGRRRDVPERRLSWFFGVCLLLSWVPWIVLGVVGANVDEGAGALVFGLAASGPSLAALVMWLRYRRTDRMPRQVTWSLRWPLVAVVLGAAPPITAALLLGVDGIPAHASSVIAGAGGPLGALAYTLIAGPLSEEFGWRGYLQPRLRRYSGRIAVTGIIGAAWGLWHLPLFFLDGTGQHDKGLISLEGLLFFLGLFPLTYTILFVSERLRGGVWAAVLVHAAWNLTEELVPALSATGLWVEFFLTTLIAVSVGLIWRRSPQL, encoded by the coding sequence ATGGCTGAGGCGGTACGGGTCGGTCGCCGCAGGGACGTCCCGGAGCGGCGGTTGTCGTGGTTCTTCGGGGTCTGCCTGCTGCTGAGCTGGGTGCCGTGGATCGTGCTGGGCGTGGTCGGTGCGAACGTCGACGAAGGGGCCGGCGCGCTGGTCTTCGGACTGGCGGCGAGCGGGCCTTCGCTGGCCGCGTTGGTGATGTGGTTGCGGTACCGGCGTACCGATCGGATGCCCCGGCAGGTCACCTGGTCGTTGCGGTGGCCTCTGGTCGCCGTGGTCCTCGGTGCGGCTCCGCCGATCACCGCCGCGCTGTTGCTCGGCGTCGACGGCATTCCCGCGCACGCCTCGTCGGTGATCGCCGGCGCCGGCGGACCGCTGGGGGCCTTGGCCTACACACTGATCGCCGGGCCGCTGTCCGAGGAGTTCGGCTGGCGCGGATACCTGCAGCCGAGGCTTCGCCGGTACTCCGGGCGGATCGCCGTGACCGGCATCATCGGCGCCGCCTGGGGACTGTGGCATCTGCCGCTGTTCTTCCTCGACGGCACCGGCCAGCACGACAAGGGCCTGATCAGCCTCGAAGGACTGCTGTTCTTCCTCGGGCTGTTCCCGCTGACCTACACCATCCTTTTCGTCTCCGAGCGGCTCCGCGGTGGGGTGTGGGCGGCCGTCCTCGTGCACGCGGCCTGGAACCTGACCGAAGAACTGGTCCCGGCCCTCAGTGCGACCGGCCTGTGGGTGGAGTTCTTCCTGACCACCCTGATCGCCGTCAGCGTCGGCCTGATCTGGCGCCGCTCGCCCCAGCTGTGA
- a CDS encoding bifunctional metallophosphatase/5'-nucleotidase produces MRILRSFAVVVTATLAGSALTPAADAVTTSVPVQLVSITDFHGYLRPPSVADGGTIAGPDGQPVTVGGAAYLATHLKAIRAGKANSIFFTDGDNFSGWPFEVDAHADEPTVEVLNALGVEFSSVGNHELDVSKSFLVDHMEKGKCFGKVGVDSCFTDSTGRRFRGADFEFQSANIVDRRGKTIVAPYTIRWVRDHGRSYPVGFIGMTVPDTPVGSTSYQPDLRALDPVASADAAAAELSRRGVKAIVLNLHDGGTDASATYDNCVNPTGPAIDLARKVSSSIDAIVTGHWHAAFNCSLPDPAGNPRPVVEAANHGRLINEITLRLDRRTGEVLRSATTSVNHAVTRDVPADPKIQKIVDYWTAAGERKYAEPVATVTGDFTRTPNAAGESTFADLAADVHLWTARQDGRADLGLIAAQPAVGSTALRGDLLVAPSNKPGDAPGRVLLGESWDAYGYGNPVLTVSLTGAQLDAVLEQQWQPQPNGTVKFAPLAVSANVRYTYDTTRPIGDRVAPADVRINGAALDPSKTYRVAALAYTVIGADGYPAFKSATHPVRNNTDHETFVDYLRSHRTLTPAPLTRVTSRG; encoded by the coding sequence ATGCGCATTCTTCGCTCGTTCGCGGTGGTAGTCACTGCCACTTTGGCCGGTTCGGCGCTGACGCCGGCCGCCGACGCCGTTACCACATCGGTACCGGTCCAACTCGTCTCGATCACCGACTTCCACGGATATCTCCGGCCGCCGTCGGTCGCCGACGGCGGGACGATCGCCGGGCCCGACGGGCAGCCGGTGACGGTGGGCGGTGCGGCGTACCTGGCGACGCACCTGAAGGCGATCCGGGCCGGGAAGGCCAACTCGATCTTCTTCACCGACGGGGACAACTTCTCCGGGTGGCCGTTCGAGGTGGACGCGCACGCGGACGAGCCGACGGTCGAGGTGCTGAACGCGCTCGGGGTGGAGTTCTCGTCGGTGGGCAACCACGAGCTCGACGTGTCGAAGAGCTTCCTGGTGGACCACATGGAGAAGGGCAAGTGCTTCGGCAAGGTCGGGGTGGACAGCTGCTTCACCGACTCGACCGGCCGGCGCTTCCGCGGGGCCGACTTCGAGTTCCAGTCGGCGAACATCGTCGACCGGCGCGGGAAGACGATCGTCGCGCCGTACACGATCCGATGGGTGCGGGACCACGGGCGGTCGTACCCGGTGGGGTTCATCGGGATGACCGTGCCGGACACGCCGGTCGGCTCCACGTCGTACCAGCCGGACCTGCGGGCGCTCGATCCGGTGGCCTCGGCGGATGCCGCGGCGGCCGAGCTGAGCCGGCGCGGGGTGAAGGCGATCGTGCTCAACCTGCACGACGGCGGCACGGACGCGTCGGCGACGTACGACAACTGCGTGAATCCGACCGGGCCGGCGATCGACCTGGCGCGGAAGGTGAGCTCGTCGATCGACGCGATCGTCACCGGGCACTGGCACGCGGCGTTCAACTGCTCGCTGCCGGATCCGGCCGGCAACCCGCGGCCTGTCGTCGAGGCGGCGAACCACGGGCGACTGATCAACGAGATCACCCTGCGGCTCGATCGGCGTACGGGTGAGGTGCTGCGCTCCGCGACCACCTCGGTCAACCACGCCGTCACCCGCGACGTCCCCGCCGACCCGAAGATCCAGAAGATCGTCGACTACTGGACCGCCGCGGGGGAGCGCAAGTACGCCGAACCCGTCGCGACTGTGACCGGTGACTTCACCCGGACGCCGAACGCCGCCGGCGAAAGCACCTTCGCCGATCTCGCCGCGGACGTCCACCTCTGGACCGCGCGTCAGGACGGCCGCGCCGATCTCGGCCTGATCGCCGCCCAGCCGGCCGTCGGCAGCACCGCTCTCCGCGGTGACCTGCTGGTTGCTCCCAGCAACAAGCCGGGCGATGCGCCCGGGCGGGTCCTGCTCGGCGAGTCCTGGGACGCGTACGGCTACGGCAATCCTGTCCTCACCGTCAGCCTGACCGGCGCGCAGTTGGACGCCGTACTCGAGCAGCAGTGGCAGCCTCAGCCCAACGGCACCGTGAAGTTCGCACCCTTGGCGGTCTCCGCGAACGTCCGCTACACCTACGACACCACCCGCCCGATCGGCGACCGTGTCGCGCCCGCCGACGTCCGGATCAACGGCGCCGCCCTCGACCCGAGCAAGACCTACCGAGTCGCCGCCCTCGCGTACACGGTCATCGGCGCCGACGGCTACCCGGCCTTCAAGTCGGCCACCCACCCCGTGCGGAACAACACCGACCACGAGACCTTCGTCGACTACCTGAGGTCCCACCGCACCCTCACCCCCGCGCCCCTCACGCGGGTCACCTCCCGCGGGTAG
- a CDS encoding nucleoside hydrolase, whose protein sequence is MKPSRRRVIIDTDAKNEADDQFAIVHGLLSPTFDVRGLIAAHFGTRRSDRSMEESREEIDLLLDLMDLTGKVPVANGAPTGIPDERTPLDSPGAQLIIEESKLASKDDPLFVSFLGPLTNMASAILLDPGIVDRDVVVIWIGGRGYQGYTSYPGMEFNLSNDIHAANVVFGSGMTVWQVTSDVYTKVSVGYAELDEKIGDAGPLGRYLIDQLHEWNAIHHGEPIESRSLGDSPAIALMLFPRSGDLRVRPAPRFGVDGWYLPGTDNPIHVCEQIDVRFLLEDMFAKIRRFARQRSQS, encoded by the coding sequence GTGAAGCCGAGCCGACGCCGGGTGATCATCGACACCGACGCCAAGAACGAGGCCGACGACCAGTTCGCGATCGTGCACGGGCTGTTGTCGCCGACCTTCGACGTCCGGGGACTGATCGCCGCCCACTTCGGCACCCGCCGGTCGGACCGCAGTATGGAGGAGTCCCGCGAGGAGATCGACCTGCTGCTGGACCTGATGGACCTGACCGGCAAGGTCCCGGTCGCCAACGGCGCACCGACCGGCATCCCCGACGAGCGGACCCCGCTCGACTCGCCCGGTGCCCAGCTGATCATCGAGGAGTCGAAGCTGGCCTCGAAGGACGATCCGCTGTTCGTCTCCTTCCTCGGCCCGCTGACCAACATGGCCTCGGCGATCCTGCTCGATCCCGGCATCGTCGACCGCGACGTCGTGGTGATCTGGATCGGCGGCCGCGGTTACCAGGGCTACACGTCGTACCCGGGGATGGAGTTCAACCTGTCCAACGACATCCACGCCGCCAACGTCGTGTTCGGCTCGGGGATGACGGTGTGGCAGGTGACGAGTGACGTCTACACCAAGGTCTCGGTCGGTTACGCCGAGCTCGACGAGAAGATCGGGGACGCCGGCCCGCTCGGCAGGTACCTGATCGACCAGCTGCACGAGTGGAACGCGATCCACCACGGCGAGCCGATCGAGTCCCGCTCCCTCGGCGACTCGCCGGCGATCGCGCTGATGCTGTTCCCCCGCAGCGGGGACCTGCGGGTCCGGCCGGCGCCGCGGTTCGGCGTCGACGGCTGGTACCTGCCCGGGACCGACAACCCGATCCACGTCTGCGAACAGATCGACGTCCGCTTCCTGCTGGAGGACATGTTCGCCAAGATCCGCCGCTTCGCCCGCCAAAGGAGCCAGTCATGA